In Candidatus Desulfofervidus auxilii, one genomic interval encodes:
- the tnpA gene encoding IS200/IS605 family transposase, giving the protein MKYRLDKGCHSAYSLQFHLVMCVKYRKKVLVGVLDNRLKEIVRDVAKRFGIEIIEQETDKDHIHILFASRPPVTLSKFVNSLKSVSSRILRKEFPDVMSKHLWAGKFWSDSYFIASTGQVKLEDIKHYVSTQKEK; this is encoded by the coding sequence ATGAAATACAGGTTAGACAAGGGATGTCATTCAGCCTATTCTCTTCAGTTCCACCTCGTCATGTGCGTAAAATACAGAAAGAAGGTTTTGGTAGGGGTGCTGGATAATAGACTAAAGGAAATAGTTAGAGATGTTGCAAAACGCTTCGGAATAGAAATTATAGAGCAGGAGACAGACAAAGACCATATACACATACTTTTTGCATCCAGACCGCCTGTTACCCTGTCTAAATTTGTAAACAGCCTCAAATCCGTAAGCTCAAGGATACTGAGAAAAGAGTTTCCTGATGTTATGAGCAAGCATCTTTGGGCTGGAAAATTCTGGTCAGACTCTTACTTTATCGCATCCACTGGACAGGTGAAATTAGAGGATATCAAGCACTATGTCAGTACCCAGAAAGAAAAATAA
- a CDS encoding RNA-guided endonuclease InsQ/TnpB family protein — protein MSVPRKKNKEPDNIIEITHRYRAYLTALQEYKAESWLYTLCNLYNSAIKERRNAYRTEKKTITYSQQQNGLLLLKDSDPTLKKVHSQLLQNCLQRVDRAYQKFFEDLKRKKNGKHVKVGYPRLKKLSKYRSFTYPQVWMKQKGELKQVIKFRQDNNKFGTTVLPGFGEVRIRVHRPLDWKQAKTVILKREKSGKWYLCITLKKAVELQLQDNGKSTGIDLGLKKIVNTSDTNYQEHPKFIYRSEARIKRAQKRLSRKQKGSANYEKQRIRLARLHEKVANQRRDFLHKLALWLVVNYSFIAFERLNIRGMVKNHHLAKAILDAGWATLITLTTYKSVMLRGNEVVRVDPRYTSQECSACHALVPKALAERIHKCPYCGIELDRDTNAARVIEQKAFLRETTPFRSPRAGAVRSHACGDRASTHPYGNGQARSLKQESH, from the coding sequence ATGTCAGTACCCAGAAAGAAAAATAAAGAGCCTGATAATATAATTGAGATTACACACAGATACCGGGCATACTTAACAGCCCTCCAGGAATATAAGGCGGAGAGCTGGTTATATACTCTTTGTAATCTATACAATTCAGCCATTAAAGAACGCAGAAACGCATATCGTACCGAAAAAAAGACTATAACCTACAGCCAACAGCAAAATGGCTTGCTCTTGCTCAAAGATTCAGATCCCACATTGAAAAAAGTGCACAGTCAGCTATTGCAGAACTGTCTCCAGCGTGTGGATAGGGCCTATCAAAAATTTTTTGAGGACCTAAAACGAAAGAAGAATGGAAAACATGTCAAGGTGGGATATCCTCGTCTGAAAAAACTATCCAAATATCGTTCATTCACCTATCCACAGGTCTGGATGAAGCAAAAGGGAGAGCTAAAACAAGTTATCAAGTTCAGACAGGATAACAATAAATTTGGCACAACTGTCCTGCCTGGTTTCGGTGAGGTAAGGATAAGGGTACATAGGCCATTAGACTGGAAACAGGCCAAAACCGTTATACTGAAGCGGGAAAAATCAGGTAAGTGGTATCTCTGTATCACCCTTAAAAAAGCAGTAGAGCTTCAACTTCAGGATAACGGTAAATCTACAGGCATTGACCTTGGACTGAAAAAAATCGTTAACACTTCTGATACCAATTATCAAGAACATCCGAAATTTATCTACAGGTCTGAAGCCCGGATAAAGAGAGCCCAGAAAAGGCTTTCCCGCAAACAAAAAGGTTCAGCGAATTACGAAAAACAGAGAATCAGGCTGGCAAGATTACACGAGAAAGTTGCGAATCAGCGCAGAGATTTTTTACACAAACTGGCCCTATGGCTGGTGGTAAACTACAGCTTTATTGCCTTTGAAAGGCTAAACATAAGGGGAATGGTGAAAAATCATCATTTAGCAAAGGCAATACTTGATGCAGGATGGGCAACTCTTATCACCCTTACCACCTATAAGAGTGTCATGCTCAGGGGTAATGAGGTAGTGAGAGTAGATCCAAGATATACGAGCCAAGAGTGTAGCGCCTGTCATGCTCTCGTTCCAAAAGCTTTGGCTGAGAGGATCCACAAATGCCCGTACTGCGGGATAGAACTCGACCGAGATACCAATGCGGCAAGGGTAATCGAACAGAAAGCATTTTTGAGGGAGACAACCCCTTTTAGAAGCCCTAGGGCCGGGGCGGTCCGAAGTCACGCCTGTGGAGATCGAGCCTCTACTCATCCCTACGGGAATGGGCAAGCTCGGTCGCTGAAGCAGGAATCCCACTAG
- a CDS encoding DUF2283 domain-containing protein — MKITYDSSVDAAYIEFKSAKEVTTIRLTEDVAIDLGANEEVIGIEILNASKHLSLDKKEPYIILEKLKAKVA, encoded by the coding sequence ATGAAAATAACTTATGATTCTTCAGTAGATGCAGCTTATATTGAATTTAAGTCTGCAAAAGAAGTAACAACTATTAGACTCACAGAGGATGTTGCCATAGACTTAGGAGCAAACGAAGAAGTGATTGGCATAGAAATTTTAAATGCCTCTAAGCATTTATCTTTAGATAAAAAGGAGCCCTATATTATATTAGAAAAATTAAAGGCAAAAGTAGCGTAA
- a CDS encoding integrase core domain-containing protein, translated as MIWTIKEEVIWLHEFTSLTEAKEVIRDWIAKYNREYVHSALGYLSPLEFEKKFYQNCCQEAA; from the coding sequence ATGATATGGACGATAAAGGAAGAAGTTATTTGGCTGCACGAGTTTACAAGCTTAACAGAAGCAAAGGAGGTAATAAGAGATTGGATTGCAAAGTATAACCGTGAATATGTACATTCGGCTTTGGGCTATTTAAGTCCACTTGAATTTGAGAAGAAGTTTTATCAAAATTGTTGTCAGGAGGCTGCTTAA
- a CDS encoding ATP-dependent DNA helicase, with the protein MNEKQTLKMIIETPKTLSDEQKKAVLSGKRYVRIIAGAGTGKTETLTRRIAYLLLYHNVDPSSIVAFTFTEKAAQSMKSRIYERVKQLRGEKACNRLGEMHIGTIHGFCLRILEDYYGYGDHDVLDENQEMAFVLREGWKLGLGEGGRYAENCKNFIKSVNVVYDELIDRKKLKKKAADFCKRLESYEEILKRHRLLTFGQMVSLTVKILASNPEPIKHIQHLIVDEYQDINRAQEKLIVSIAKQANVFIVGDPRQSIYQWRGSDETCFENFVKIFPECETIFISENRRSSKHIVKIANAFADTFQRAQYKHIEPTKKCSGLCAKVEHHTPQEEAKWIISQIENYVNSGHCKYSDIAILLRSVTTSGGPFIDIMRERNIPYLVGGKVGLFRRDEARAVGKLFAWVWDDGFWIENPWKWSERTTGSELFKTGLQSWETVTGIPLSRHERKKLLEWKEKVLKGQFSNFTQIYQRLLTILGYVNLDPHNRMHAAIMANLGRFSTLLADYESSIRFGGSKPDWFSAIRGLCWYMNSYASGAYEEQPSEDIRGIDAVQIMTIHQAKGLEWPVVFIPCLVSRRFPSSKTGRSQEWFLPRNMFDVRRYEGETDDERRLFYVAITRAKDLLCLSYFKRINNSCSRSLFIESIHGLLNEADSNYNLPMIEISPSHEEKEIQTFAAGEIITYLKCPYFYRLREIWHYKPELVTPLGYGKSLHYCLRCASDMIKCGANPEQSVEKVVRDKFHLPYAGGKVREKMQEKAVNTLKKFVRKHNKDMTKIKEVEARLEFPVQRATITGKVDVILRDENDIEIRDYKTSDEVTTPEQSALQVRLYTLGLRKTGTPVTRASLAYLEEAEVQPVTVGENEVEAARKIAENCIEGILNGKFTPNPGKFCKKCDYSEICKWQKKPVVEASLIDTKVAKRRIRRAG; encoded by the coding sequence ATGAACGAAAAGCAGACTCTAAAGATGATAATCGAAACTCCCAAAACCCTATCGGACGAGCAAAAGAAAGCAGTGCTTTCTGGAAAAAGATACGTGAGAATAATCGCAGGTGCTGGAACCGGGAAAACAGAAACATTGACACGCCGCATTGCGTATCTTCTTTTGTACCATAATGTGGATCCTAGTTCCATCGTTGCTTTCACTTTCACGGAGAAAGCGGCCCAGAGCATGAAAAGCAGAATATATGAACGGGTTAAACAGTTACGAGGGGAAAAGGCGTGTAATAGGCTCGGAGAGATGCACATCGGCACTATACATGGTTTTTGTTTGCGCATACTTGAAGATTATTATGGATATGGAGATCATGACGTCCTGGATGAAAATCAAGAGATGGCATTTGTTCTAAGAGAAGGATGGAAATTGGGGTTGGGTGAAGGAGGAAGGTATGCTGAGAACTGCAAAAATTTTATAAAATCCGTGAACGTTGTGTATGATGAGCTCATTGATAGAAAGAAATTGAAGAAAAAAGCGGCTGATTTCTGCAAGCGCTTAGAGAGTTATGAAGAGATCCTAAAGAGGCACAGACTCTTGACATTTGGCCAGATGGTTTCTTTGACAGTTAAAATTCTGGCATCAAATCCTGAGCCTATTAAACATATTCAGCACCTGATAGTAGATGAGTACCAAGATATCAACAGAGCTCAAGAAAAGTTAATAGTCTCCATAGCAAAGCAGGCCAATGTGTTTATAGTTGGTGATCCAAGGCAAAGTATCTACCAGTGGAGGGGTTCTGACGAAACCTGCTTTGAAAACTTTGTAAAGATATTCCCTGAATGTGAGACAATATTCATCAGTGAGAACAGAAGAAGTAGCAAACATATAGTCAAGATCGCCAATGCCTTTGCGGACACGTTTCAGAGAGCTCAATACAAGCATATCGAACCGACCAAAAAATGTAGCGGTCTGTGTGCAAAAGTTGAACACCATACACCTCAAGAAGAAGCGAAATGGATTATATCGCAGATAGAGAACTACGTAAACAGCGGGCACTGCAAGTACAGCGATATTGCCATACTCTTGCGAAGCGTCACTACTTCTGGGGGTCCTTTTATAGATATTATGAGGGAAAGAAATATTCCCTACCTCGTTGGCGGAAAGGTAGGTCTGTTCAGAAGGGATGAGGCTCGGGCAGTGGGAAAGCTTTTTGCCTGGGTATGGGATGATGGCTTCTGGATAGAAAATCCTTGGAAGTGGAGTGAAAGAACCACAGGGAGTGAGCTTTTCAAAACAGGCCTCCAGAGTTGGGAAACCGTTACAGGCATACCCCTATCTCGCCATGAAAGGAAGAAACTGCTGGAATGGAAGGAGAAGGTTCTTAAAGGACAATTCAGCAATTTTACACAGATTTATCAACGTCTTCTTACTATTTTGGGTTATGTTAACCTTGACCCCCACAACCGAATGCATGCTGCCATCATGGCTAATCTCGGAAGATTCAGCACCCTGCTTGCTGATTACGAGTCATCAATCAGGTTTGGTGGCAGCAAGCCAGACTGGTTCTCAGCAATTAGGGGGCTGTGCTGGTATATGAACAGCTATGCATCAGGAGCCTATGAGGAACAGCCAAGCGAAGACATCAGAGGCATTGATGCAGTACAAATCATGACCATCCACCAAGCAAAAGGCCTTGAATGGCCAGTAGTGTTTATTCCCTGCCTCGTCTCACGTAGGTTTCCTTCAAGCAAAACCGGACGTTCCCAGGAATGGTTTTTGCCCAGGAATATGTTTGATGTTAGGAGATACGAAGGTGAAACGGATGACGAAAGACGGCTTTTTTATGTTGCGATTACAAGAGCAAAAGATTTGTTATGCCTGAGCTACTTTAAGCGAATAAACAACTCCTGTTCAAGAAGTTTATTTATTGAGTCCATACACGGGCTGCTCAACGAAGCGGACTCCAACTACAATCTTCCCATGATAGAAATTAGTCCAAGCCATGAAGAGAAAGAAATCCAGACTTTTGCAGCAGGGGAGATCATAACATATTTAAAATGTCCGTATTTTTACCGGCTGAGGGAAATCTGGCACTACAAGCCGGAACTTGTTACTCCACTTGGCTATGGAAAAAGCCTCCACTACTGCCTCAGGTGTGCCTCAGACATGATAAAATGTGGAGCTAATCCCGAACAGAGTGTAGAAAAGGTGGTGAGAGACAAATTCCACCTTCCATACGCCGGCGGGAAGGTGAGAGAAAAAATGCAGGAAAAGGCAGTGAACACACTGAAAAAGTTTGTAAGAAAACACAATAAGGATATGACTAAGATAAAGGAAGTCGAAGCAAGGCTGGAGTTTCCGGTCCAGAGAGCAACAATCACAGGTAAGGTTGATGTCATTCTCAGGGATGAAAATGATATAGAAATAAGGGACTACAAAACATCCGATGAGGTAACAACTCCAGAACAATCAGCCCTGCAGGTCAGGTTGTACACCCTGGGGCTCCGCAAGACTGGGACTCCTGTCACCCGGGCATCCCTTGCATACTTAGAGGAGGCCGAGGTCCAGCCAGTAACCGTTGGAGAAAACGAGGTTGAGGCTGCAAGGAAAATCGCTGAAAACTGCATTGAAGGCATCCTCAATGGTAAATTCACCCCAAATCCGGGAAAGTTCTGCAAAAAATGTGATTATAGCGAGATATGCAAATGGCAGAAAAAGCCAGTAGTCGAAGCATCACTGATTGACACAAAGGTCGCTAAAAGGAGGATCAGAAGGGCTGGTTGA
- the tnpA gene encoding IS200/IS605 family transposase, with product MSQGYKHKYTSVYLINYHFIWIPRRRRPVLKGAVKRRLRELIEVEARKLGLEILALEIQPDHVHLFVNSPPDMAPNQIMFRIKGYTARVLREEFPWLKRLPSMWTRSYFVSTAGSVSSDTIRKYIERQSTTA from the coding sequence ATGAGTCAAGGCTATAAACATAAATATACTTCAGTCTATCTTATTAACTATCACTTCATATGGATTCCGAGGAGACGCCGACCTGTGCTGAAAGGAGCGGTTAAGAGACGTCTGAGAGAATTGATAGAAGTGGAGGCCAGAAAGCTCGGGCTTGAAATACTGGCTCTGGAGATTCAGCCTGATCATGTTCATCTCTTTGTTAATTCTCCTCCTGATATGGCGCCGAACCAGATCATGTTTAGGATAAAGGGATACACAGCGAGGGTTTTAAGAGAGGAGTTTCCCTGGTTGAAAAGGCTTCCAAGTATGTGGACCAGGAGCTATTTTGTATCCACGGCAGGTAGCGTTTCATCTGACACAATCAGAAAATATATCGAGAGGCAGAGCACAACAGCCTGA
- a CDS encoding RNA-guided endonuclease InsQ/TnpB family protein yields the protein MKRTNIIRLVPDKRQNELLMVIGDRVSRLWNAANFLCRQNLVKGKAVPSYAKLCSILKTDENYRFLPSDIAQEVLKKLSKAWTSYFRLVKLQKSGKPMDRPGLPRYRKDRKTGKRPFDFIPIKSLRTYSLSGGIFSITLPSDLRNGRLCIGCKGILRYRGILKTCELKYDRARTRWYAHITVEISKPRRKQKPVKYASGDIGAKRAIAVVIEGSKIAHVFSARELWKDYKYWTRRIAREQSRLSAQGLKTSRQLKRLYRMRKLRVEHGLEALARKVALILKREKVTHFAVGYPKGCREEMQFGKNNALVHNFWSFDRVLNILEKHCTRRDIELKRVDEQATSDVCNMCGKEVKRPVRSVVVCPEHGRYHADVNAAINILLKNTPGYGDGVKATPAWVTHEWNKHLWLPRARSLRYVSQVLQAV from the coding sequence ATGAAAAGGACAAATATCATACGCCTGGTCCCGGATAAAAGGCAGAATGAGCTTTTGATGGTCATAGGTGACAGGGTATCAAGGCTATGGAACGCAGCAAATTTCCTTTGTAGGCAGAATCTGGTGAAGGGAAAAGCCGTTCCCTCATACGCAAAACTCTGCTCAATACTTAAAACCGATGAGAACTACAGATTCCTTCCCTCTGACATAGCCCAGGAGGTGCTTAAGAAACTGTCAAAGGCATGGACTTCATACTTCAGGCTTGTGAAGCTTCAAAAATCCGGGAAGCCCATGGACAGGCCGGGACTTCCCAGATACCGCAAGGATAGAAAAACAGGCAAAAGGCCATTTGACTTTATACCAATCAAGTCCCTCAGGACATACTCGCTCTCAGGTGGTATTTTCAGCATAACCCTACCCTCGGATCTCAGAAATGGAAGGCTCTGCATCGGATGTAAGGGAATATTGAGGTATCGGGGAATACTTAAGACATGTGAGCTCAAATATGACAGAGCAAGAACCAGATGGTATGCCCATATAACAGTTGAGATCAGCAAACCAAGGAGAAAGCAAAAGCCTGTAAAATATGCCTCGGGTGACATAGGAGCAAAGAGAGCCATAGCGGTGGTTATTGAAGGAAGCAAGATTGCTCATGTATTCAGCGCAAGAGAACTGTGGAAAGACTACAAATACTGGACAAGACGGATAGCAAGGGAGCAGTCAAGACTTTCTGCACAGGGGCTTAAGACAAGCCGACAGCTCAAAAGACTATATCGTATGAGAAAGTTGAGGGTTGAACATGGACTTGAGGCTCTTGCAAGGAAGGTAGCTTTAATCCTTAAAAGAGAAAAGGTGACACACTTTGCTGTCGGCTACCCCAAAGGGTGCAGGGAAGAGATGCAGTTTGGAAAAAATAACGCTCTTGTGCACAACTTCTGGAGTTTTGACAGAGTGCTAAACATACTTGAGAAACACTGCACAAGAAGAGATATTGAACTTAAGAGAGTAGATGAACAGGCAACATCTGACGTCTGCAACATGTGTGGCAAAGAAGTCAAAAGACCTGTCAGATCAGTAGTAGTCTGTCCTGAACATGGCAGATACCATGCAGATGTGAATGCTGCAATAAACATTCTCTTAAAAAACACCCCTGGCTATGGGGACGGGGTGAAGGCCACCCCGGCATGGGTAACCCATGAATGGAACAAACACTTGTGGTTGCCACGTGCCAGATCCCTGAGATATGTGTCTCAGGTTCTTCAGGCAGTATGA
- a CDS encoding recombinase family protein: MRAAVYARVSTEKQAEKYSLPTQKKLCVELCQKNNWEVVEILVDDGYSGSLFEERPAFSRLLSLAQRRKIDVIVVTDVDRLARPDNLVDMGRLQQVLITTHVKLATLGGRISDLSNSSDWFFSSLESLMAGWERKKIKERVKRVVKEKKRQGFFWGVVEPSGYRWEGKNLVLRETREVRFGKHKGRKYTIFSADEIREIFDLYLAGHSVKTIAKRLNTTDSVVGPILDRAMFYAGWILEDYKDKHRHSRRADRMRKPLAKGLHPPIISEFEAKRVLKLRNEVHRYYKTTREKFPTYGLIKCGICGAPLNIQLAVKPSGRKYYYYICANRKFARLKDIKPCPLKWKRVDEIETQVWAMFERIITTPEVVFSLMKESRSHSDELREKLLRLEKDILDLSQRKRRLWDLFEFANTKEEVSNLKSRLERVELELAVKRQRKTEVEADLAMQESIPERSREITEVLRMLGDIVSEANEEERRELLRKVFSEVVLEEDGTLSYKVQVPVFKQESECASLTKQHPIMG, from the coding sequence ATGAGAGCGGCGGTATACGCAAGGGTATCCACTGAGAAGCAGGCAGAGAAATATTCCCTGCCAACCCAGAAGAAACTCTGTGTTGAACTCTGCCAGAAGAACAATTGGGAAGTTGTTGAAATTCTGGTGGACGATGGTTATTCTGGAAGTCTTTTTGAGGAAAGGCCTGCATTCAGCAGGCTGCTCAGTCTTGCACAGCGGAGGAAAATAGATGTCATAGTTGTCACAGACGTAGATAGGCTGGCAAGACCAGACAACCTGGTAGATATGGGCAGGCTTCAGCAGGTTCTTATAACCACCCATGTCAAACTCGCTACCCTGGGAGGTAGGATTTCGGACCTGAGCAACTCCTCGGACTGGTTTTTTTCCAGCCTTGAATCCCTGATGGCTGGATGGGAAAGAAAGAAGATAAAAGAAAGAGTCAAAAGAGTTGTGAAGGAGAAGAAGCGGCAGGGATTCTTCTGGGGCGTAGTAGAACCTTCAGGCTACAGATGGGAAGGCAAAAACCTGGTGCTCAGGGAAACCAGGGAAGTCAGGTTTGGAAAGCACAAAGGTAGGAAGTACACTATTTTCTCTGCGGATGAGATAAGGGAGATATTTGACCTCTATCTTGCTGGCCATTCAGTAAAAACTATAGCAAAAAGGCTAAACACAACAGACTCGGTTGTTGGCCCGATACTGGACAGGGCTATGTTCTATGCCGGTTGGATACTTGAAGATTACAAAGATAAACACAGGCATTCAAGGCGTGCAGACAGAATGAGAAAACCCTTAGCAAAAGGCCTCCACCCCCCTATAATATCAGAGTTTGAAGCAAAGAGAGTCCTTAAGCTCAGGAATGAAGTGCACAGGTACTATAAGACTACCAGGGAAAAGTTTCCTACCTATGGTCTTATCAAGTGTGGAATATGCGGTGCACCCCTGAACATACAGCTTGCGGTAAAACCTTCGGGGAGGAAATATTACTATTATATATGTGCCAACAGAAAGTTTGCCAGGTTAAAGGATATAAAACCATGTCCTCTTAAATGGAAGAGGGTGGATGAGATTGAAACCCAGGTATGGGCCATGTTTGAAAGAATAATCACCACACCCGAGGTTGTTTTTAGCCTTATGAAGGAAAGCCGTTCGCACAGTGATGAACTGCGGGAGAAACTCCTGAGGCTGGAAAAAGATATTCTGGATCTTTCACAGCGGAAGCGGAGGCTCTGGGACCTGTTTGAATTCGCAAATACAAAAGAAGAAGTTTCTAATTTGAAGTCAAGGCTGGAAAGAGTAGAATTAGAGCTTGCGGTAAAAAGGCAGAGAAAGACTGAGGTGGAAGCTGACCTTGCCATGCAGGAGTCCATTCCCGAGAGATCCAGGGAAATTACAGAGGTTCTCAGAATGCTTGGAGATATAGTATCGGAGGCAAATGAGGAAGAAAGGAGAGAATTGCTAAGGAAGGTCTTTAGTGAAGTGGTGCTTGAGGAAGATGGAACCCTTAGTTACAAGGTGCAGGTGCCCGTTTTTAAACAGGAAAGTGAGTGCGCCTCTTTAACGAAACAGCATCCCATTATGGGCTAA
- a CDS encoding YifB family Mg chelatase-like AAA ATPase has product MLAKILSSALSGIDAYQVEVEVDIQHGLPAWTTVGLPDTVVKESKDRIRAAIKNCGYQFPVDKVTVNLAPASQKKEGSSFDLPIALGILAASGQIKPKKLKEYMFLGELSLDGHIKSVRGVLPVALLAKKNKLKGVIIPKANMAEAAVIPQIEVIPAENLSQVVEFLNGLTEIPQVRIDQEEIFKQEYNYEVDFQEVKGQAHAKRALEIAAAGGHNVLMIGPPGTGKTMLARRLPTILPPIRFEEALETTRIYSVAGLLPPGQALITKRPFRAPHHTISDAGLIGGGQTPRPGEATLAHNGMLFR; this is encoded by the coding sequence ATGCTGGCCAAAATATTGAGCAGTGCCCTCTCTGGCATTGATGCTTATCAAGTAGAGGTAGAAGTAGACATACAGCATGGATTACCTGCTTGGACTACAGTAGGGTTACCTGACACTGTAGTTAAAGAAAGCAAAGACCGCATTCGGGCCGCCATAAAAAATTGTGGTTATCAATTTCCAGTAGATAAGGTCACGGTTAATCTTGCCCCAGCCTCACAAAAAAAAGAAGGTTCCTCCTTTGACTTACCTATTGCCTTGGGTATCCTGGCGGCTAGTGGCCAAATAAAACCAAAAAAATTAAAGGAATATATGTTTCTAGGTGAGCTCTCTCTTGATGGACATATCAAATCTGTAAGGGGTGTCCTTCCGGTAGCCTTATTGGCTAAAAAAAATAAATTAAAGGGTGTAATTATTCCCAAGGCCAATATGGCTGAAGCAGCAGTCATCCCTCAAATAGAGGTAATACCTGCTGAAAATCTTTCACAAGTAGTGGAGTTTTTAAATGGGCTTACAGAAATACCTCAAGTAAGAATTGATCAGGAGGAAATATTTAAACAAGAATATAACTATGAAGTGGATTTTCAGGAAGTAAAGGGACAGGCTCATGCCAAGCGTGCCTTAGAAATAGCGGCTGCTGGGGGACACAATGTCTTAATGATTGGCCCTCCAGGCACAGGGAAAACCATGCTTGCCCGGCGTTTACCTACCATTTTACCTCCTATAAGATTTGAGGAGGCCCTAGAAACCACCCGCATTTACAGTGTAGCGGGCCTTTTACCACCTGGTCAAGCCTTGATTACTAAACGCCCCTTCCGTGCCCCTCATCACACCATCTCAGATGCAGGTCTCATTGGAGGAGGACAAACCCCAAGGCCTGGGGAAGCTACTTTAGCCCATAATGGGATGCTGTTTCGTTAA
- a CDS encoding RtcB family protein, which produces MEITLRQIDKYRFLIPKQGNMYTDGIIYTTSEMLELIKNDQSLKQVANVACLPGIVGPSLAMPDIHEGYGFPIGGVAAFDLETGIISPGGVGYDINCGVRLLRSNLVKEDIIPVIEKLVDTLFFNIPTGVGSRRKDFKLNQTELKAVLKNGAKWAIKQGFGWSTDLEHIEAGGCLPQANPEFVSNKALERGKAQLGTLGSGNHFVEVGYVEEIYDEKIADAMGLFKNQVTVIIHTGSRGLGHQVCDDHIKVMLKAAAKYGISLPDKQLCCAPISSPEGQKYLAAMAAAANFAFTNRQMITHWVRESFEQFFKDSAEELGLDLIYDVCHNIAKIETHIYQGENKRLCIHRKGATRAFAPGHPEVPAAYREIGQPVLIPGDMGRYSYVLIGTKKAMEETFGSTCHGAGRVMSRHQAIKMAKGRNIAKEMRQKGIYVRGAGRYTLIEEISEAYKDVTDVIEVVHNAGISKKVARLKPMGVIKG; this is translated from the coding sequence ATGGAAATCACCCTAAGACAAATAGATAAATATCGGTTTCTTATCCCTAAACAGGGTAATATGTATACCGATGGAATAATCTATACTACCTCTGAAATGTTAGAATTAATAAAAAATGACCAGAGTTTAAAGCAAGTGGCCAATGTGGCCTGTCTTCCAGGGATTGTAGGACCTTCTTTGGCCATGCCTGATATTCACGAAGGCTATGGATTTCCTATTGGAGGTGTAGCTGCCTTTGATTTAGAAACAGGCATTATCAGCCCAGGGGGAGTGGGTTATGACATCAATTGTGGTGTTCGCCTATTGAGGTCTAACCTAGTTAAAGAAGATATAATCCCTGTGATTGAAAAATTAGTAGATACCCTATTTTTTAACATTCCTACAGGGGTTGGTTCAAGAAGGAAGGATTTCAAATTAAACCAGACAGAATTAAAGGCTGTGCTTAAAAATGGGGCAAAATGGGCCATAAAACAAGGCTTTGGTTGGTCAACAGATTTAGAGCATATTGAAGCAGGAGGTTGTTTGCCCCAAGCCAATCCTGAATTTGTTTCTAATAAGGCCTTAGAAAGAGGAAAGGCTCAATTAGGCACTCTGGGCTCAGGCAATCACTTTGTGGAAGTGGGATATGTGGAAGAGATTTATGATGAAAAGATAGCCGATGCTATGGGGCTTTTTAAAAATCAAGTCACAGTCATTATTCACACGGGATCAAGAGGTCTGGGTCATCAAGTCTGTGATGACCATATAAAGGTCATGTTAAAGGCCGCAGCTAAATATGGGATTTCTTTACCGGATAAACAGCTTTGTTGTGCTCCTATTTCATCCCCTGAAGGTCAGAAGTATCTGGCAGCTATGGCTGCAGCAGCTAATTTTGCCTTTACCAATCGCCAGATGATTACCCATTGGGTGAGGGAAAGTTTTGAACAATTCTTTAAGGATTCAGCAGAAGAATTAGGCTTAGACTTAATTTATGATGTATGTCATAATATTGCCAAGATAGAAACCCATATTTATCAAGGGGAAAATAAACGCCTGTGTATCCATCGGAAAGGGGCTACCAGGGCCTTTGCCCCAGGGCATCCTGAAGTTCCTGCTGCCTACCGTGAAATCGGTCAGCCAGTGCTTATTCCTGGAGATATGGGCAGATATTCTTATGTATTAATTGGGACTAAAAAGGCTATGGAAGAAACCTTTGGCAGCACTTGCCATGGAGCCGGTAGGGTGATGAGTAGGCATCAAGCTATCAAAATGGCCAAAGGAAGAAATATAGCTAAAGAAATGCGACAAAAAGGCATTTATGTCCGAGGTGCAGGTAGATATACATTAATTGAAGAAATCTCTGAGGCCTATAAAGATGTAACTGATGTAATTGAGGTTGTTCACAATGCAGGTATCAGCAAAAAAGTGGCAAGACTCAAACCCATGGGAGTAATTAAAGGATGA